In Chloracidobacterium sp., the following proteins share a genomic window:
- a CDS encoding sigma-54-dependent Fis family transcriptional regulator, giving the protein MTKPTARILIVDDDRYVRMALSEALRTWEYEPIQADSIKTAEEAISRDEPSVILLDIDLPDGSGLDLLKRIKTSGPNTIVIMITGNVDVSNSIAALRGGAHDFIGKPVRAEELRITLRNALETRELRREVMHARSERSRGFSFDEIIGSSESLCAAKELARRVAVSDVTSILLNGETGTGKDLFARAIHFSSDRADAPYMAINCAALPATLIESELFGYEKGAFTDAKQRKEGLLEQAEGGTIFLDEIGEMELSLQAKLLRVLEESSFRRVGGLKDIGFDARIIAASNRNLKAESEKGLFRLDLYFRLSVIQVDIPPLRDREDDVLELAEHYIRAVNLKRRGKPLKGLLPEVEDTFRRYRWSGNVRELRNVIERASILEDGDHVSLRHLPVDMLDDENSAPSCRHGAIHLPKNGVALGQVEIELCRQAVERTSGNLTRAAKLLDISRDQLRYKLKKAGIDSSHMEVE; this is encoded by the coding sequence ATGACCAAACCAACCGCCAGAATACTCATTGTGGACGACGACCGGTACGTCCGGATGGCGCTCTCGGAAGCCCTGCGAACGTGGGAATACGAACCGATCCAGGCGGACTCGATCAAGACGGCCGAAGAGGCCATTTCCAGAGACGAACCTAGTGTTATCCTGCTTGATATCGATCTTCCTGACGGTTCCGGCCTTGATCTGCTAAAGAGGATAAAGACCTCTGGACCTAATACCATCGTCATCATGATCACCGGGAATGTTGACGTCTCAAACTCGATCGCGGCCCTGCGTGGCGGTGCACATGACTTCATCGGCAAGCCCGTTCGGGCTGAGGAGCTGCGCATTACCCTGCGAAACGCGCTCGAGACGCGTGAACTTCGTCGAGAGGTCATGCATGCAAGGTCAGAGCGGTCTCGGGGCTTCAGTTTCGATGAGATTATCGGCAGTTCCGAAAGTCTTTGTGCCGCCAAGGAACTCGCCCGACGCGTTGCCGTTTCCGATGTCACATCGATCCTCCTGAACGGAGAGACCGGCACCGGCAAGGATCTTTTCGCGCGCGCGATCCATTTTTCTTCGGATCGCGCGGATGCTCCGTACATGGCGATCAACTGTGCCGCGCTGCCCGCGACGCTTATCGAATCGGAGTTGTTCGGCTATGAGAAAGGCGCTTTTACCGATGCCAAGCAACGAAAAGAAGGGCTTCTTGAGCAGGCCGAAGGTGGAACAATATTTCTGGACGAGATCGGCGAGATGGAACTGTCGCTACAGGCAAAGCTCTTACGAGTGCTTGAGGAGAGTTCGTTTCGGCGGGTGGGCGGCCTCAAGGACATTGGCTTCGACGCCCGCATCATCGCCGCTTCGAACCGCAACCTCAAGGCAGAAAGTGAGAAAGGACTCTTTAGGCTCGACCTGTATTTTCGCCTGTCCGTGATCCAGGTAGATATACCTCCGCTCCGAGACAGGGAAGATGACGTGTTGGAGCTTGCGGAGCATTATATCCGTGCCGTTAACCTTAAACGCCGCGGAAAACCGCTAAAAGGGCTTTTGCCCGAGGTAGAAGACACCTTTCGTCGTTACCGCTGGAGCGGCAACGTTCGCGAATTGCGTAATGTGATCGAGCGCGCATCAATACTCGAAGATGGCGATCATGTTTCGCTCAGGCACCTGCCTGTCGACATGCTTGACGACGAGAATTCGGCCCCTTCCTGTCGCCATGGAGCCATTCATCTGCCCAAGAACGGTGTCGCTCTCGGTCAGGTCGAGATAGAACTCTGTCGTCAAGCTGTAGAACGCACCAGCGGCAATCTGACGCGTGCCGCCAAGCTGCTCGATATTTCGCGTGACCAACTCCGTTACAAGCTCAAGAAGGCGGGTATCGACTCGTCGCATATGGAGGTCGAATGA
- a CDS encoding cytochrome c produces MKSNRIKLIAILIFAALVGLLMFFRSTPVRGAAMPDTAADLYKAKCAMCHTPVATKFFDPAKADEELVKAILTGKKAEKPPNMPSYGDKGVDENMAKALAAYMKDLRQPK; encoded by the coding sequence ATGAAAAGCAATCGTATAAAGTTGATAGCGATCTTGATCTTTGCTGCATTGGTAGGACTGTTGATGTTCTTCAGGTCAACACCGGTGCGCGGTGCCGCGATGCCCGACACCGCGGCCGACCTTTACAAAGCCAAATGCGCGATGTGTCATACTCCGGTCGCGACAAAGTTCTTCGACCCGGCGAAAGCAGACGAGGAGCTTGTGAAGGCCATCTTGACTGGGAAGAAGGCCGAGAAGCCGCCAAATATGCCGTCTTACGGTGACAAGGGCGTTGACGAAAACATGGCCAAAGCTCTGGCCGCGTATATGAAGGACCTGCGACAGCCAAAGTAG
- a CDS encoding CBS domain-containing protein, with translation MGEKHINAGYDNEQMRAFTLAVLNDLEAFQRMLDADLFDDVLRIGAEQEMFLVDEAMHPAGVALDVIEAAGDTRLTTEIGKFNLEANLTPQVFTGGCLRQMENELRELTGIVRTAAARSNASMVLAGILPTIQASDLTRENLTPLPRYHEIDRVVTKLHGENRVVQIKGLDELQLTLQDTFTEFANTSFQIHFQLSAEDFVRYYNWAQAIAAPVLASAVNSPLLLNHRLWHETRLALFQHATDTRSQAHKERNQPPRVNFGDRWVDGSIIEILREDAVRFRVLLTQEVGENSLESLANGRIPDLAAWRLHNGTIWRWNRPCYGIVEGKPSLRIEARYLPAGPSILDEMANAAFFFGLMVELPEEFGDITRFMSFDDAKNNFFNAARYGLGGQIRGFDGQSRRVGRIILEELLPRARKGLERAGIDPCDQNRYLNVIERRVAAERTGARWMLDSVASMDPRAKLNVRMRTLTKAMKSLQESGKPMHEWPLAEIPDRSEWIDNYKTVEQFMAVDLFTVRPEDILDLAASLMHWRHVRHVPVEDDAGRLLGIVSHRDLIKLMASGYLDSRRPISVRDIMTTDLVTVEPETPTLTALELMREQNIGCLPVIRDGRLVGLVTAHDFLTVSAKLLEERLGSVFARDPDNV, from the coding sequence ATGGGCGAAAAGCATATCAACGCTGGCTACGACAACGAACAGATGCGGGCATTCACGCTCGCGGTGCTGAACGACCTCGAGGCCTTTCAACGTATGCTCGACGCCGACCTCTTCGATGACGTCCTTCGGATCGGTGCCGAGCAAGAGATGTTCCTTGTCGACGAGGCCATGCATCCCGCGGGCGTCGCTTTGGATGTGATCGAGGCGGCCGGCGATACCCGGCTTACAACTGAGATTGGAAAGTTCAACCTTGAGGCGAACCTGACGCCTCAGGTCTTTACGGGCGGCTGTCTCCGTCAAATGGAGAACGAACTCCGCGAACTCACCGGCATCGTCAGAACTGCAGCAGCAAGGTCTAATGCGAGCATGGTCCTCGCCGGGATCCTTCCGACAATACAGGCGTCTGACCTCACGCGCGAGAACCTCACGCCGCTACCTCGTTATCACGAGATCGACCGCGTTGTAACGAAGCTCCATGGCGAGAACCGCGTTGTCCAGATCAAGGGGCTCGACGAACTTCAGCTTACCTTGCAGGACACATTCACCGAGTTTGCGAATACGAGTTTCCAGATCCACTTTCAACTCAGTGCAGAGGATTTTGTCCGCTATTACAACTGGGCCCAAGCCATTGCGGCGCCGGTCCTCGCGTCGGCGGTCAACTCACCGCTTTTGCTCAATCATCGTCTTTGGCATGAGACGCGGCTCGCCCTGTTTCAGCACGCGACGGACACTCGATCACAAGCACACAAGGAGCGCAATCAACCGCCGCGTGTGAATTTCGGCGACCGGTGGGTCGATGGTTCGATCATCGAGATCCTGCGGGAGGACGCGGTCCGGTTTCGAGTTCTGCTGACACAGGAGGTTGGGGAAAACTCACTCGAATCGCTCGCAAATGGTCGGATCCCTGATCTTGCCGCATGGCGGCTGCATAACGGTACGATATGGCGTTGGAATCGTCCTTGTTATGGGATAGTTGAAGGAAAACCAAGTCTGCGGATCGAGGCCCGCTACCTGCCTGCCGGCCCTTCCATCCTTGACGAGATGGCGAATGCTGCCTTCTTTTTCGGGCTGATGGTCGAGCTTCCTGAGGAGTTCGGTGACATAACGCGGTTCATGTCATTCGACGATGCGAAGAACAATTTCTTCAACGCAGCACGTTACGGATTGGGTGGCCAGATCCGCGGATTCGACGGACAAAGCCGACGCGTAGGGCGAATTATCCTTGAGGAGCTGCTTCCTCGCGCACGCAAAGGTCTTGAGCGGGCCGGGATCGACCCCTGTGATCAGAACCGGTATCTCAACGTTATTGAGCGACGCGTCGCGGCCGAAAGGACCGGCGCCCGGTGGATGCTGGATTCGGTCGCTAGCATGGACCCGCGAGCAAAACTCAACGTTCGAATGCGCACACTCACGAAAGCAATGAAATCTTTGCAAGAAAGCGGCAAGCCGATGCACGAATGGCCCCTGGCCGAGATACCGGACAGGTCCGAGTGGATAGATAATTACAAGACGGTCGAACAGTTCATGGCCGTTGACCTCTTTACAGTAAGGCCCGAAGACATCTTGGATCTGGCGGCCAGTTTAATGCACTGGCGACACGTTCGCCATGTACCCGTTGAGGACGATGCCGGTCGGCTCCTTGGCATCGTCTCGCATCGTGACCTTATAAAGCTGATGGCATCAGGATACCTCGACAGCAGGCGCCCGATATCGGTCAGGGATATCATGACGACGGACCTGGTTACCGTCGAACCCGAAACGCCCACATTGACGGCTCTGGAGCTTATGCGCGAACAGAATATCGGCTGCTTGCCCGTGATCCGTGATGGACGACTTGTGGGTCTCGTTACCGCACATGATTTCTTGACAGTTTCAGCAAAACTACTGGAAGAGCGTCTCGGCAGTGTATTCGCAAGAGATCCTGATAACGTGTAA
- a CDS encoding Crp/Fnr family transcriptional regulator, whose protein sequence is MDTTKNGYALTSCTHCSVSQTESFCELRSSDLSDLDDLRFRRICPAGTTLFVQGQRADGAFILCEGRLKLRNSSADGRIVSFGTATAGEMLGLSAAISDGEYEVTAEALETCQVNFIARDELRQFLLTHPAACLNALRQTSQNYQSAVKRICSLAASDTVANKLARLLLDLDKNRDQETLALSMDQPLTHEILAETLGVSRETITRTLKRFKESNVATLRGQSLVIHNRARLAAIAKPGSDAA, encoded by the coding sequence ATGGACACGACAAAAAATGGGTATGCCTTGACGAGTTGCACTCATTGCAGTGTTAGTCAGACGGAGTCATTTTGTGAACTTCGGAGTTCGGACCTGAGCGATCTAGACGATCTGAGATTCAGACGGATTTGCCCGGCCGGCACAACACTCTTTGTTCAGGGGCAGCGCGCTGATGGTGCCTTTATTCTATGCGAGGGACGCTTAAAATTGCGAAATTCCTCTGCTGACGGACGAATAGTGAGCTTCGGAACCGCGACTGCGGGTGAGATGCTCGGATTGAGTGCTGCAATCTCTGATGGCGAGTACGAGGTTACCGCCGAGGCGCTTGAGACTTGTCAGGTGAATTTTATCGCCCGCGATGAACTTCGTCAGTTTCTCTTGACACACCCGGCCGCCTGTCTGAACGCATTACGTCAGACAAGTCAGAACTATCAGAGTGCGGTCAAGCGGATCTGCTCCCTTGCTGCCTCGGATACCGTAGCGAACAAACTGGCGCGTCTGCTATTGGATCTCGATAAAAATCGGGACCAGGAGACTCTGGCTCTCAGCATGGATCAGCCCCTCACTCACGAGATCCTTGCAGAAACTCTCGGGGTTTCTCGAGAAACGATTACGCGGACCCTTAAGCGATTCAAGGAAAGTAATGTAGCGACGCTCAGGGGGCAATCTCTTGTGATCCACAACAGAGCGAGGCTTGCAGCCATCGCAAAACCGGGCTCCGATGCGGCATAA
- a CDS encoding cytochrome C — MIASNKSIKLALLVLFSLLFMGWVMHGLERSDAANWSAEQFPLPAGVNPDDYVGSEACQACHEDQSKGFTGTKHAKLGQIASWKNKAQGCESCHGPGRLHVEDSTNPKGIISFRNKSSKQISETCLACHAGKEAHSNYRRGEHWRADVGCTDCHSAHGSPMPDSRPGSLTLVGQATNQNPGVANTAMLRQNEPQLCIGCHTETKAQFTKPFHHKVLEGAMNCSSCHNAHGGFEAKQTKLAVGADISCIGCHSNRQGPFVFEHAPLKTEGCMACHTPHGTSNPKLLNRSSARQLCMECHSTITAQVVPGTPSFHDQANVRWKDCTVCHAAIHGSNAHKAFFR, encoded by the coding sequence ATGATAGCTTCAAACAAGAGTATCAAGCTTGCCCTGCTAGTGCTGTTCTCACTCCTTTTCATGGGCTGGGTGATGCACGGACTTGAAAGGAGCGATGCGGCCAACTGGTCCGCCGAGCAGTTTCCGCTTCCCGCAGGTGTCAATCCGGACGATTATGTCGGAAGCGAGGCCTGCCAAGCGTGCCACGAAGATCAATCCAAGGGTTTTACGGGCACGAAGCATGCCAAGCTCGGGCAGATCGCGAGTTGGAAGAATAAGGCCCAGGGTTGCGAATCGTGTCACGGGCCGGGCCGCCTGCACGTTGAGGACTCAACCAATCCAAAGGGCATTATCTCATTCAGGAACAAGAGTTCTAAACAAATATCCGAGACCTGTCTTGCCTGCCATGCCGGCAAGGAGGCCCACAGCAATTATCGACGTGGCGAACATTGGCGGGCCGATGTGGGGTGCACCGATTGCCATAGTGCGCACGGGTCGCCCATGCCTGACTCGCGTCCCGGCTCACTGACGTTAGTTGGGCAGGCGACAAACCAGAATCCCGGCGTCGCCAATACCGCTATGCTGCGACAGAACGAGCCGCAACTCTGCATCGGCTGTCACACTGAGACAAAAGCTCAATTCACAAAACCCTTCCATCATAAGGTGTTGGAGGGCGCGATGAACTGCAGCAGCTGTCACAACGCTCATGGTGGCTTTGAAGCGAAACAGACAAAGCTCGCCGTCGGGGCTGACATATCCTGCATTGGCTGTCATTCCAACAGGCAAGGGCCGTTCGTTTTCGAACATGCACCGTTAAAAACCGAGGGATGCATGGCTTGCCACACGCCGCATGGGACGAGCAATCCAAAGCTGCTCAACCGGAGTTCGGCCCGCCAACTGTGCATGGAGTGTCACAGTACGATCACTGCCCAAGTGGTGCCGGGCACGCCGTCATTTCATGATCAGGCCAACGTGCGATGGAAGGACTGTACGGTCTGTCATGCGGCAATACACGGCTCAAACGCCCACAAGGCGTTCTTTAGGTAA
- a CDS encoding NapC/NirT family cytochrome c translates to MSDEAKPHGYSSGLLRNYISFIGLAVAAAAFTSFLLLFLIETVGGTENPYADLITFIFVPSVLVLGLAVAGVGALVERRRRRTRSPGEVRPYPVLDLNDPRRRRRLVVVVCFGFLFLFMSAFGSYRAFEYTESVTFCGQACHSVMNPEYVAYQASPHARVRCVECHVGSGADAYVKAKFSGARQLLGVVTGHYNRPIQTPVHNMRSATETCQKCHWSEKYHGDVLKVFSHYAYDEGNSLNRTSMYLKVGGGDPDSGAVGGIHWHMNISNEVTFVAADEKRQIIPWVQMKDATGRIVEYKAKDSAMSAGEIASAPKRTMDCIDCHNRPAHIYLSPSEAIDRSLEAGRLDQQLPYIKARAVEVLATPYETNEQAVENISHRLDEYYRNTYPDIYSERLASIRSAVAEVQQIYRTYFFPEMKTDWRAHPNNIGHYNAQGCFRCHDGQHFSNDGQVIRNECSVCHTTVAQTFNGRIVNPADGLFRHPVNLGDKNTWQCASCHRGDRPFSHPMNLGDISQFQCAECHKEPLQMGNK, encoded by the coding sequence ATGAGCGACGAAGCAAAACCTCACGGATATTCATCAGGGCTATTGCGCAACTACATCAGTTTCATCGGTCTCGCAGTCGCAGCGGCGGCTTTCACCAGCTTTCTACTGCTGTTTTTGATCGAAACTGTAGGCGGGACAGAAAACCCTTATGCGGATCTGATCACCTTCATTTTTGTTCCTTCGGTGCTGGTCTTAGGCTTGGCGGTAGCAGGCGTCGGTGCCCTAGTCGAACGCCGACGGCGCCGTACACGTTCACCCGGCGAGGTGCGTCCATATCCTGTGCTTGATCTGAACGACCCACGCCGCCGTCGGCGACTTGTCGTAGTTGTTTGTTTCGGGTTCTTGTTTCTTTTTATGAGTGCATTCGGCAGTTATCGGGCGTTTGAATACACCGAATCGGTAACATTCTGCGGACAAGCATGTCATAGCGTAATGAACCCCGAATACGTCGCTTATCAGGCATCGCCTCACGCGCGCGTTCGATGTGTGGAATGCCACGTTGGCAGCGGTGCGGATGCCTACGTCAAGGCTAAGTTCTCGGGTGCAAGGCAGCTCTTGGGAGTGGTCACCGGACACTATAATCGCCCTATCCAGACGCCCGTTCACAACATGCGATCCGCGACGGAGACCTGTCAAAAGTGCCACTGGTCGGAAAAATACCACGGCGATGTGCTAAAGGTCTTTAGCCACTATGCTTACGACGAGGGTAATTCCCTCAACCGGACGAGTATGTATCTCAAGGTCGGCGGTGGCGATCCAGATTCCGGTGCCGTCGGCGGCATTCATTGGCATATGAATATCTCAAACGAGGTTACCTTCGTTGCCGCCGATGAGAAGCGGCAGATCATTCCGTGGGTGCAGATGAAGGATGCGACGGGCCGCATTGTGGAGTACAAAGCAAAGGATTCGGCAATGTCAGCCGGTGAGATCGCAAGTGCTCCGAAACGGACGATGGATTGCATCGATTGTCATAACCGGCCGGCCCACATTTACCTGTCGCCGAGCGAGGCTATTGATCGATCCCTGGAAGCAGGACGCCTCGATCAGCAGCTTCCCTACATAAAGGCACGGGCCGTTGAGGTCCTCGCGACACCTTACGAAACGAATGAGCAGGCGGTAGAAAACATTTCCCATCGGCTCGATGAGTATTATCGTAATACTTATCCTGACATCTATTCCGAACGTTTGGCGTCGATACGCTCAGCGGTGGCTGAAGTGCAGCAGATCTATCGGACGTATTTCTTCCCCGAGATGAAGACCGACTGGCGCGCCCATCCGAATAACATCGGGCATTACAATGCCCAGGGATGTTTTCGCTGCCATGACGGGCAGCACTTCTCAAATGACGGACAAGTGATCCGAAATGAGTGTTCGGTCTGTCATACGACGGTCGCCCAGACCTTCAATGGTAGGATCGTGAACCCAGCGGACGGCCTATTCCGGCACCCTGTGAATCTCGGTGACAAAAATACATGGCAGTGTGCATCATGCCACCGAGGTGACCGGCCCTTTAGTCACCCAATGAATCTTGGTGATATCTCCCAATTCCAGTGTGCCGAATGCCACAAGGAACCTCTTCAGATGGGAAACAAGTGA
- a CDS encoding cytochrome b/b6 domain-containing protein: MNNSLKLGSAVAFLVILAVLSLTHGGLSTAQNGPTATPPTQFSHTVKLECSGCHGPGTTLPKLGEGEQFHKDAHRQYLSSIHAKLQENGKPAAVCTDCHTVGGDMTTDFPPSDPRSTVYATKQEQTCGKCHENAYNSFHDSIHGRLLAEGDTRAASCSDCHGRHTIQSTKADNFRLDRNRLSKVCNTCHSGIVPQWETSAHGKAFKEGNTKAPMCIDCHEAVSHKPAPATTRDFAMQMVNRCSECHESQKPTYRDTFHGQATALDYRLAATCADCHTPHHNLPASDPTSSVNRANVVQTCATCHQNATANFASFNPHPEPNDPAKGFWTYAINTFMKWLLTLVFGFFGLHTALWLQRSIVAMIRGETHKRIREEEDQWVERFSRRHRITHLLIILSFLALAATGLPLMYSFTDWGKWLVEVHGGLDVTRFIHRFAAVITFVYAGYHLFFVLKKAFVERDWSAFKGPTTMIPRWQDVIDALQMFRWFLYLGPKPKLDRFTYWEKFDYFAVFWGVPVIGLSGLMLWFPGFFSWFLPGEALNIAMIVHSEEALLATAFIFAFHFFHNHLRPENFPMDIVMFTGRVRLSWFKEERPVEYERHLAAGTLDTIIVPPPSKSFRAVARIFGFAAYFIGLFLVIAIFVTLFTVKH; the protein is encoded by the coding sequence ATGAACAACAGCCTGAAGCTCGGATCCGCGGTCGCGTTTCTCGTCATTTTGGCAGTCTTGTCTCTCACTCACGGTGGGCTTTCGACGGCCCAGAACGGGCCGACCGCTACGCCACCGACGCAATTTTCCCATACGGTAAAACTTGAGTGCTCCGGCTGCCACGGACCGGGGACGACGCTGCCCAAACTCGGCGAGGGCGAGCAGTTTCACAAGGATGCTCACCGGCAATACTTGTCGAGCATTCATGCCAAGCTGCAGGAAAACGGTAAGCCCGCCGCGGTTTGCACCGATTGTCACACGGTAGGCGGCGACATGACGACGGACTTTCCGCCGAGCGATCCGCGGTCCACGGTCTACGCGACAAAACAGGAGCAGACCTGCGGCAAATGCCATGAGAACGCGTACAACTCATTCCACGACAGCATTCACGGACGTCTTCTTGCCGAGGGCGACACGCGGGCGGCGTCGTGTTCCGACTGTCACGGACGGCACACGATCCAGTCAACAAAGGCCGACAATTTCCGGCTCGACAGAAACCGTCTCTCAAAGGTTTGCAACACCTGTCACTCGGGCATCGTGCCGCAATGGGAGACGAGCGCGCACGGCAAGGCGTTCAAGGAGGGTAATACCAAAGCTCCCATGTGCATCGATTGTCACGAGGCCGTCTCTCACAAGCCAGCGCCGGCGACGACACGCGATTTCGCGATGCAGATGGTGAACCGATGCAGCGAATGCCATGAGAGTCAGAAGCCGACGTATCGCGATACTTTCCACGGCCAGGCGACCGCCCTTGATTACAGACTTGCCGCCACCTGCGCGGATTGTCATACGCCGCACCACAACTTGCCGGCATCCGACCCGACGTCGTCAGTAAACCGGGCAAATGTGGTCCAGACGTGTGCAACCTGTCATCAGAATGCCACGGCGAACTTCGCGTCGTTCAACCCTCACCCCGAGCCAAACGATCCGGCGAAGGGCTTTTGGACGTATGCGATCAATACGTTCATGAAGTGGCTGTTGACGCTGGTGTTCGGCTTTTTTGGCCTCCACACGGCCCTTTGGCTTCAGCGTTCGATCGTTGCGATGATACGCGGCGAGACGCATAAACGCATTCGTGAAGAAGAGGACCAATGGGTCGAGCGGTTCTCTCGACGCCACCGCATAACGCACCTGCTGATCATCCTCAGCTTTCTCGCTCTGGCCGCAACGGGGCTGCCGCTGATGTACTCGTTCACCGACTGGGGCAAGTGGCTAGTTGAGGTCCATGGCGGGCTCGACGTTACGCGTTTTATTCACCGGTTCGCCGCTGTGATCACATTCGTTTACGCTGGCTACCACTTGTTCTTCGTGCTCAAAAAGGCATTCGTTGAACGCGACTGGTCAGCGTTCAAGGGCCCGACAACCATGATCCCAAGGTGGCAAGACGTTATCGATGCGTTGCAGATGTTTCGCTGGTTCCTATACCTCGGACCAAAGCCCAAACTCGACCGGTTCACGTATTGGGAAAAATTTGACTACTTTGCGGTGTTCTGGGGCGTGCCCGTGATCGGACTCTCGGGCCTCATGCTGTGGTTTCCCGGTTTCTTCTCATGGTTTCTGCCGGGTGAGGCGTTGAACATCGCCATGATCGTACACAGCGAAGAGGCACTGCTGGCAACGGCATTCATTTTCGCCTTTCACTTCTTCCACAATCATCTTCGGCCCGAGAATTTCCCGATGGACATTGTCATGTTCACCGGCCGCGTTCGGCTGTCGTGGTTCAAAGAGGAGAGGCCGGTCGAATATGAGCGGCATCTGGCCGCGGGGACGCTCGATACGATCATCGTACCGCCCCCTTCGAAGTCATTTAGGGCCGTTGCCCGCATTTTCGGATTCGCTGCTTATTTTATCGGGCTGTTCCTTGTTATCGCGATCTTTGTGACTTTATTCACGGTCAAGCACTGA